Proteins encoded within one genomic window of Ostrinia nubilalis chromosome 5, ilOstNubi1.1, whole genome shotgun sequence:
- the LOC135072258 gene encoding eukaryotic translation initiation factor 1A, X-chromosomal has translation MPKNKGKGGKNRRRGKNENETEKRELVFKEDGQEYAQVTKMLGNGRLEAMCFDGIKRLCHIRGKLRKKVWINQGDIILIGLRDYQDAKADVILKYTPDEARNLKTYGEFPETVRINETVVYSVDGLDEDIEFGDEVSSEDEADAVDNI, from the coding sequence ATGCCGAAAAATAAAGGAAAAGGAGGTAAAAACAGGAGGAGAGGAAAGAACGAAAATGAAACAGAGAAACGTGAGTTGGTCTTCAAAGAAGACGGACAAGAGTACGCCCAAGTCACAAAGATGCTCGGTAATGGCCGCTTGGAGGCCATGTGCTTTGATGGCATAAAACGTCTGTGTCATATTCGAGGAAAGCTAAGAAAAAAGGTATGGATAAATCAAGGAGATATTATCTTAATCGGTTTGCGAGACTACCAAGACGCGAAGGCAGATGTCATCCTAAAGTATACTCCAGATGAAGCAAGGAATCTGAAGACCTATGGAGAGTTCCCAGAGACAGTGCGCATCAATGAGACAGTGGTATATTCTGTGGATGGTCTGGACGAGGACATTGAATTCGGAGATGAAGTCAGTTCAGAAGATGAAGCAGATGCAGTCGATAATATCTAA